In Juglans microcarpa x Juglans regia isolate MS1-56 chromosome 8D, Jm3101_v1.0, whole genome shotgun sequence, the following are encoded in one genomic region:
- the LOC121242461 gene encoding uncharacterized protein LOC121242461 gives MQDYIPGLVFDRGKTVCKMTLDLCERQMHEKLSVFFALAWSFWFRRNKYLHDQLLLSPKQVADGVVSMLKSYGQVQQKNRIQLMQHYKWQAPQSEWLKLNVDGAVFSKLGKTRVGVVLRDDHGRVLMARCKVETEMEGIEAIELMAIFRGLQL, from the coding sequence ATGCAGGATTATATTCCTGGGCTTGTGTTTGACAGAGGGAAAACAGTCTGTAAGATGACATTGGATCTTTGTGAAAGGCAAATGCATGAAAAGTTATCAGTGTTTTTTGCTTTGGCTTGGAGTTTCTGGTTCCGTAGAAATAAATATCTGCATGATCAACTATTACTATCCCCTAAACAGGTTGCAGATGGTGTTGTATCTATGTTGAAAAGTTATGGGCAGGTTCAACAAAAGAATCGGATTCAGTTAATGCAACATTATAAATGGCAGGCTCCACAATCTGAATGGTTGAAactaaatgttgatggtgcAGTTTTTTCTAAATTGGGAAAAACAAGAGTTGGGGTTGTATTAAGGGATGATCATGGCAGGGTTTTAATGGCTAGATGCAAAGTGGAAACAGAGATGGAAGGCATAGAAGCTATAGAACTGATGGCCATTTTCAGAGGACTGCAGTTGTGA